In the Mesorhizobium sp. M1D.F.Ca.ET.043.01.1.1 genome, GCTTACGATCTCGCGTTGCTCATTTCTCCGAACATTTTTAAGTTTGACGCCCGCATCCTGAAATTGCTTCAGCATCGCATCACTGATCTCCAGACTGCCACCGCCCGGTGTGCCGGTGTCGAGCAATACCGCGGTCTTGTTGGGGTCGGTGATTGGTGGGGCTCCATCCTTAACCGTGTACTGCAGATTGTAGCTGCCTTCGTATTCGGTCGAGGCATTGGCGCCAGAGCCAGGAAAATTCTGATAAGAATCCTGATCTTTTTCCTCGGGTTCTCCCCATGGCATGGCATTAGTATATTGGGCCCGGAGGCTTGGATTGAGGTTGACAATCGTGCAGGGGGAACAGCCAGGCGTTTGGTCGCTCTCGGAATCCGGATTCACATTGGCGGAGACCACGTAGCCAGACCTGGTGACACTGCCCATCATGCCCCAGACACTTGTCTTGCCAAGAAAATCGCCGGCCCCGAATGTACCTGCGAAATCGCCGCCTTCGTCTGCCATCTTGCCAGCGGTCATTTTCGCCCGCTGCTCCTTATCGGCGTGATAAGGTTCTTGGAGATCCTGACCATACATATCTTTAAGTCCATCCGTCACGGATCCCGGCGTGCACTTAAGATTGTTGTCCTTGCAATACGCATGGGTATAGACAAAATCGAGAATGCGAGCAGCCCGGTATTTCTTATCGCTTACAGACGGCCCGTCGATTGTTATCTTTTGATCTGGATCGACATATGTAAATTTATCAATTTCCACGTTCTGAAGCTTATTACCATACGTTCCGTCCCCGTACGTATATACGTAAGGCGTGTCGGCAATCGGGCGGACCCCGGTCACCTCTGACCCGATCTGCGTGTTGAGCTGGTCCGAGCCCGTGTCGAATACGTATCGCTGCGCGTTGCCATTGTTGATCTTGGCCCAGATGCCCAGGCGGTCATGGCCTTCCCCGACATACTCCAGCGGGATCGAAATCGGGTCGTCGGCCAACGCTTCTCCAGTTGGAAATGCTACCAGACCCACCCCGAGAGACACAGCCGGCAGGAATACCGTCGTCATCGCGGTGGTTGCCGCCAGAAAGTTCTTTGTCCTGAAACAAGCCTGCATACCTGGTCCTCGAAAAAGTCTCGCAAACTGATTGTTCATTGGAACGGCCTCCTGAATTGTTTAACGAGACCCTTTATGGCGGCCCTGGCTGACAACAGCCTGAAAGCTGCAAGCGGCCTGCGAGAATGGGGCGATCCTGAATGACGACAGGTGCTGTCAACAATGGATGAGTGCTCGGCCTGAAAGCTGAGCACGCTTTATGCTCAGGCTGCTGACAAGGCCAAAGCAGCGTAAGTGCGGAGTGAAATCCAAGGTCCACATGGGTCGTCGCGCTTCCCGTGCGCCTGGGAAGGCGCCGGCCCGGCCAAGCTTTCCCAGATCGTCCGGATGGCGCACAAGATACCGGTTCAGGTCGATCGAGATGGAGGCCGAGGCGTATGCCAAGGCGGTCGACTGCCTGACGAAAGATCAGAATGCGTCGCTGGCGCTCTACGATTTCCGCCGGCAGCGAGCTCAGCTCCTGCCGGGCATCCGTGTTTACTGGCGACGAGACACAAGATGTGCCCAAATTGCCACCAGACCGTCACCTGCGATGAGTTTCGGCAACTGATTTTGTCCTTTCAATCGTCGCCACTTCCTGGCCGCGGCCAACATGGGCCACTCGAAGGCAGCAGACTGGCGGCTATATGGACGGGCTGTGAGCCCGCACCGGAGACATTGGCGAAATCTACGATCTCTATAGCAACGTCAAGGAGAAGCGCGAGGTGTTGCAGATGTGGTCAAATCACATCGAATGGCTGATCAAGCAGGCTGCGGATGACGCTCTGGCGGCGTAGCTGCTGGCATGGGCGGAAGATGCGGCGCAACAATCGTCAGAGCCTCATCGAATTGGAGATCATGCTTGACCAGCAAATGCGCGGCCAATGCTTCGATGGCTGACCAGTGATCGAGTACTAGCCGGGCCGTGCGATCTTCGATCCGCCTCCAACGGGGGCGGCGCGGCATCAGGAACCGCAACTCACCATAGATTCGCTTGGCATCCGCGTAGTCGCTGCTCCCCTCATTCCCATCGGACGCATTCATCGCCATATCGCGCGGGTCCAGATAGCCTTCGAATGCGGATTCTGCAAAAGGACCTGCCAGACACGCAACTATCTCTTGGATCGCTTCATCGCGTTGGAAATGTCGATCCATATCGTTCTCGAAAATCGGCTTTAGCTCCGAGGTGAATCCTTGCGCTGAATAGAAAACCGTGCCTTCGACAAAACCACCGCACTCTCCGTCACCGGCGTCGGGGTAAATACTAACACTTGAGAAAGCAGGGAGTTCACGGTCGTCGTCGAACATCTGACGGTGCAAAACGATGGCGGCCACCGCGTGCCCGGCTTCGTGATGCGCCACAGACGGGAGAAGATATTGGGAGGCTACATTCATGCGGTGCGGCTCTCAGATCTAGTTTCCATCCAAGCCCTGATATCGGATTCAAGCCATGCGACTCGGCCGGGGGAGATGCGACGCCGCTTAGGGAACAGGCCTGCCTTCAGAGTCGCGCGGTCGCGCTCGAACTGCGTTCCACTGAAGTGCTTCAGGGTCTTTGCCGACTGGCCGGCGGCCCAGGCAAGTGCCCGCTCGCCTTCCACATCTTCAAGCCAAAGATAGAGATCGTCGTCGGGAGCATCCAGCGTTGGACGGACATCAAATGCGTTCATGTCCGGACAGCCTTCAGAAAGAAGGGATAGAGGCTTCCGTTTGATCGGGAACGCTTAGTGTTGGTAGCGGCGCCCACATGTTCGAAAAGCGTGATCATTGATGAGTTCTTCCAGTCGGTGCGGCATCGCAGTGCTTTTGCGCATAGGACCGCAATTGTCGTGCCAACTGGGAAAATCGTTTCGGAACAACGTGATCGCTCTGGCAGCGTTGTGTCAGATGTCCGACATCGTCGAGAATCCGACAACGAGTGCTCCTCCTAATCACCGGATCAACCTCCGGCGCCAGTCGGTGACACCGCATTCCTCTGTCTTTCCAGGAGACGGCGTGGACATCAATGCCGTTCCTCACCGAACCCGCCTCCTAGCCCTTCGCCCATACGTCACGGCCGCCCCCCGGTTTGGCTTCAACCTGAAGGATTACGGCGTCCTCTTCGCAGAGAAGATCGGGTTGTTCGTGGCGCGCGCAGCGGAGCCCAAGGAGCTTTTCTGG is a window encoding:
- a CDS encoding AlpA family phage regulatory protein, producing the protein MNAFDVRPTLDAPDDDLYLWLEDVEGERALAWAAGQSAKTLKHFSGTQFERDRATLKAGLFPKRRRISPGRVAWLESDIRAWMETRSESRTA